The Ptiloglossa arizonensis isolate GNS036 chromosome 2, iyPtiAriz1_principal, whole genome shotgun sequence sequence ctgctaTGGTTCGTAAGTCAAGTAATAAATAGTTACGAGTATTGTAAATCTACTACAAAAAACATTaatatttgagaaaaaaaatttctcgttCGCACCTGTAACAACTGATAAATTATAGAAGTTATGGGTTTTGAAAATTTACGTATTTCCCACGTTTCGCTTCGCTAATGCAGTACATATTTGTAGATTGTTTTCACTTAGctgaaataataatgtaaatagtTACTTAGCgattaaaaattccaaacaaAAACAATTGTACACTATAGTAAACagaatttttaacgattgtGATCTCCgattcaaattcaatttttgtaatatcGTACAGATCTTGTCCAAATACTGTTGTACGAAAACAAACGAAAGATAAAATGAGAGTTAGAATTTATCATATACAATTTCTGCGTAATGATTATAAATTAAGAAAttacaaacaaattttaaaacattttcaatttcattgtGTATAATAATACATAAGTAATAACTTAAGTCGTAACATAACGTCGATTTTGATTAGTAACATCTCATTTAGAtaacaatatataaattactatacgggtaatttttaatatatataaattattacacaATCTATATCAcgcaataatttaattttactctgtaaatgtaatattattgtatcgcctattctatttaatattaaatagaaaataattctgtttagctaaaatatttttagaatataatGATCAATATATGACACTTGTATTAATTGTTTCCATTTACTACTTCAAGTTAAAATATAGAATACGTACTTTAAATGCTGTCATAATACATCAAACTGTATAATAAataagttaaaaataaaaaagaacattttttcataTGTCTTTTATGTTATCCAAAcaaagtacaatatttttcatccagttttcatttataattatgaataatgtaaataaaaataatcagtTTTATATGGACAGTAggtaagaaattaaataaaacttttTCTTCAAAAACCATTTGACATGGTGTACTTTAATTATTTCTATAGAAACATcattatattatttacaaacaCGAACATGGTACAACTGCAATGTTcatattacgaataataattatgGCAATTACTCCCAACTTCATAATTGATGAAGCTGACAGGTTTTTCCTAATGTTTACAACCGACCTGCAGCCATATCTAACAAGTCttaaatttttttagaaaattctaattgcaAGTTGCTTACATCATACAACGATGCAACCATCTATGAAATTCCTGCTCTTCAAAATACACCAATTTATTTCAACTTATATTAATCGATTATAAGATGAATAAGatgaaaaaatgtaatattttgcgTATAAAAGTGTTGCGTACTTAAAGTTCGTGTACATcaggaaatttgaaattaagtattGTCTCGTAATAAAATGCcacatattataatatattcgtaTACGGAAATGGATGTGTGTAGAATTCTTGTATATTAAGTATTGCAAAGTTattttgtgtgtgtgtttgttctAACATTTACATACGAAAACAACGTATAGTGTGACCCAATGTTGAGCAAATATTATACGTTGTGTCTTTCCtactaatttatttattaatgtcGGTGTACGCGATAAACATCGGTACGAACTTTTCTATGTTCAACATATAAATTTACCTAAATAACGTTCTATACTACAAATTTTACCGCGTGTCTTTGAAGCTCACTATGATCTGTATTCCTagcttttgtaaataaattatgtaTGTATTCTAAAtgctaaatattttacaaaatttatgaaattcctAGTTTATAAATTTGTTTGTCCTTTTCCTAGTCTTTCAATGGTTCACGATTATTTGTGACTGATCATCGATGCAATCcagtttttttatttcaaccaCGAATCCGCGACCGCTTTTATGATATCTATAGGAAGAGGATTTTGTTTCAGCTATCAGTTGGGTGGTATAGCTTTGGCAGTTTGTCCAAAACCTAAATTAGGTCGGGTGCCAAACCATgacattttccattgtaaagttTGTTGAAGCAACCTCTCTTCTTCGGGCGAAAAATGTAGAAGAGTAGCGACTGCTCTCGTTAAGTGGAGAGCcttgaacaaaaaataaatggtATGTCTGAAAACAATTGAAAGTttacaataaattattttaatgaagGAAAATTAcagctactattattatttataagccAACAacttatttgtaatatttaaaaatttttaacggTACATAATATCAAATTTACCTCGTATTCTCTACTAGTTAGGAACTTTATCAAAACATGTTTAAGATATTTAAAGTTGACATCGTCATCTCTTGTGTCGTTATGTCTAGCACTAACAGTCTTTGATGAACTAGGTTTAAGAATCGCTGCAGAAGGTTCTGCATCACTATCTAACGACGATGATGGAACTCTCAACTCTCGTTGGAGGGTTTTTTTCATATCTGTTAACCGTTGTTGCAAGATTTTGAttgtctaaaaatacaataattagtATCCTGTGTATATTACCTTTCTTGACTTTTACTTTTCTTAAATTTACCTTAGTCTTCTCGTTTAATTGTTCTTCTCGATCCATTAAGCTATATTTAAGAAGTttctcattcctctctattttcTCCTTATTTCGTTCTATTTCCTCTAACTCTGACATTCTTTGTTTAGTTTTCTCTAATGTTTCTATTGCTTGTTCCATTTCCTTAGTTTTACTTTGCAAATTGTGCTCTAGGCTTTCTATTCTATTTTGTAattctaaattttcaatttcattttgttggttttcttGTTTCACAATTTCAATGTCTTGGGAAACTTGAGCATTTCTCAGCAATGCAGAGTCCTTTTCACTTCTTTCCTTTTCTAGACATACTCGTAGTGTTGCTGATGTTGCTCGTTCAGATTCcaaattttttcttaaatatgcTACTTCTAAGTGCAAGGAGGAATTAAATATTCGTTCTCGACGTAGATGCGCCACTTCTGATGTGGCAGCTGAAAGTTTCGTTGTTGTGTCCTCTAAGTCTTGTTTCAGTTGGGTGATCTCTTTCGAAGAAGACTCCTGGTAAGAgaacaaaaaacaaaataacgTGAGTAATACCTAATGTTAAAAGTAACAAGTATTAAAACTGTAATTTTGCATTGACAGAATTCGCTCAAATGCGATTTCTAATACATATCTTTGGAATTTATGGTACAATCGAAGTTTATTAatgaaaatgtgaaaaataaaacaaaatatgtaTTATGATACTGAAAGATGCATAATGAAGTTAGTTAAAGCACGAGTAAAATTAACATGgagcaataattaaaaattgccaAAAGgaagagaatatattttatataaatactttACAATATTTTGTAGTTGAGTTGACATCAGAATTTGCACCTGATATAAATATAGAAGTTGTCCTTGCATTCCattacttattattttatcattaatTAGATGTTCAAATTAATGTACATTAATGTATAATAatctatataataaatattcataaggtAGTTCATTTAAAGTGTTAACAGATTTATATTTGACGAATTAAATAACTGTTTCTTCAATGAAGATATATTTTCCAACCAAAGAGATAGgatcaattaaaaatatttaatagtcCTACAACTATTATATATGTAATAATTTGTCGAGCTTGAAATGAACTACCAAATAAACTTTTCATACttatatgaaataatatttcaatttaaatgttaaatttatataaaacaaCTATATAAAACTTAGATTAGAAATAGTAGTTGAAAACATTTAAATCAGAATGAGTGATTCTTTATTAAGTTTCTAACGGATGTCGCTTGTGCCATTAATTCCAAAGCCCGAACCAGCAGTGAAAATAACTTTTGGTGCGAACATATTCAGTTGACATGAAAAACTTTTACTCTGAGATTTAGTTTTGCAACAAAGTTTTCAAATTCTTCTATTTAACCATTCTATactatataatatacaatacgTTTTCCTTGAATCGTTTCCATCTGGATACGCATTCCTAATATTTACAGCAACGTAAACGTAATTGGACTGTGTTGTTGGTGTAGCAAAATATAATATAGTTTGTTACCCTGTAAGAAAACAATCATGTACACATTCAtgtgtataataatatataaaaagctGCTTGAAAGGGGGATATAAAAATGGGTTAAAAACAAGCACAAAACGAATGCAATAactatttaatttatttgtttccttctttattccacaaataaaatatacaaaaatgcgTTCGTACATAAAAGTGTTATTATCTTGATACTATTTAATTTTCATGTACAAAGGCGACACGAGCGAAATATAGGATTTTAAAAAGTTGACCAAAATGACCTTGGACGAATTTATCGACACGAGATGCtgactttaataaaatataatatacatcataaatatttacatgcttataacggtaaataaaaaattataaacaatagAATGTGCTGATAAATATGCATAAAATAAATGTTCTGTGCGTCAAGCGTCAAGCATCTTAGGAAAAAACATGCAAGTAAATAGGCGACATGTAGTTTTTATTTACGAAATAACAACACACGATGCCTTCTACGCGCCCGTTTATACCCGTTCCAATGTTTTCACACTTATTGGATAATATTGTTTATATTAAGTAAATTTGTAAAACCCTTAAACAATTATGAATTAAATGGTTACAATTAACAATTGGAAAAACCTCTGATTtctaaaaacaaacatatcaatTCACACAtaattgtgaaacaatcaaatataaaATGGTCACTTCTTAAATACTAACTTTCTCTCTTTCAATATGCTGATAGTAAAAGAAAAgttgattaaattattaaaaaaactgACATAATCTTATCTAAGTTCAGAACTTTGTTATTACATACAGGTAATTGTATCAATATTATAATATGGCTCACATAATAAAAAGGCTACATAGAAAAAAATAACACAAGAATTCGAAACTCGGCACTGTGATGATTTGAGAAATCTGCCATTTGGTATACAGGAAATATTCATTTCTTTGCATCTCAAGATCTAATGGGGCATCTTCTTCAAAACAATCTAGTCCATGCATGACTACATATCGCGGTAACTCACAATTTGTCGTTTAAACTCTTCCACCTCATCATCGACGCTGGCCCGGAGCTCTTTCAGTTCCGTGGCCATCTCGTCGATGTCCTCTGCCATGCGCAAAAGCTTGGCGTCTTTCGTCGCCATGACAACATTGTTCACCTCTATTTCAGCTTCTAGCTGCTTGATCCTTTGTCTCAGTTTATCGCTTTCCTCTTCAACTCGTCTCCTTTCTAAACCTTCTTCACCAGCCTGTCTGCTAAGTCTTCCAACTTGTGTTTCCAAGCTAGAGATTTTTCCTGACCAACTAGTTTTTATATCGGACAAATGAAGATGTGCCTCTTCTAATTTTCTTTCTAACAATGCTCTTTCCCTCATAAGATCAGCTATTCTTTCATCAACTGTCACTTGATCATTAGTTCCTAAAGCAACTCTTTGTTCTAACACAAAAACTTTATCCTTTAGGTGACGTACTTCTTCCTCTGTTTGTGCCAGTTGAGAGGAAAGTTGAGTTCTCTCACGCTGGGTAGAGTGACGCAATGTCTCCATTTCATCCTGGAAATGGTGACATTATTACTAAAAAAGTATGTTACTTCTTTTGTTATTACATTTTGCTGTGTGAAGCTTTGTCGCAAACCTTACCGAAGCATTGCTAACACATAAACATGAATAGAATCTCAGAAATAATCCAAAccttatgaagccaagaataaGCAAATGATGATGAATTTGATGGTTAATGACAACGATACTGAAAGTGAAGAAAACAATAAAAGTAAATTATGAAGCAGAAATCAAATTTGAGATAGAtcaattttttgttaaaaaaactGATGATGATTTTTGTTGTTTACTAAGAAtgaatagaaagaaagaaattgatgtttacgaaaaatcaatttatataaaattatttgattCATCAtcggaaattaattattccacGCTGTTACGAGAGTAACAACATTGGAGTGTGAGTATTGCAGTAGGAAcattgtaaatgaaattttattatatgagaaaatttgtttactaTTAAATCACTTCTGCTAGTTAATACATGCATTTCTcctattttataaaatgttgcACCAAGGAGAGAATTACATAAAGAGCAACACTGATGTAAGTATAATCTATAGAAGTTATTTACGTTGCAGAATAGCAGCAAAGCTTTGAAGACGTACCTCTAGCatcagcagtagcagcagcgaATTAGCGGAAATTACCGCCTACTCTGATCTCCAATGCTCTCGTTTATCAAAGTTTTCCAATCTTCATGCGTTTGTTGTTTTCACAAAACTTTCAGTAACACTTAGGTTTTGCTCATGTTCCATAaccaataaaaagaattttgttCTTTCACAACTTGTTTGTACTCAAAAGATGCCTACCTTTTCTGAATTAAATTTGagtaaaatgaaagcaaaaacttccaatcaaatatttgaaaagcaTTTTAAGAGTACAAGTAAGAGTTATGGAACATATGCGCATTTGTTTCATTTTAACGAATGtccgaaatattcgaaactaTCAAATGCTTAAAGAGTTTTGACCGTAGGTCGCAAATACATCATAGATTGGTATTGTGTATCAATATAAAAATGTGCGGAAAAAACATGGCCAACCGTGACAAAACAAAAagctatatataaaataaaaaatattgaaaggcTTCAAAATAAAATCAAAGTCTTTAAAAAGAAGCGTGCTTATATCTAAAAAGTATATGATCATTAATTTCACAAAAGACCGTATGACATGTAACTGGTATTACAGAAacgaaaacaattaataaaaaaaaaaaaaaaaaaaacaataagatAAGTATGAAAAACTTGAATTTTTCATGCATCACTATTTTTTTCCATAAAAGGATTTCCCATATTGTTAAGGAATACAAAGTACAATACACAATGTAATAAAAATGCGTGttttaaaatgaatttatattCAAGGTAAAATAATATCCAACGTTTGTTTTGAATTCAAATAacattcaaaataaaaaataatttggttTCACTAAAAAAATTGTTAGAGAGAATAAACATATATTAGAAATTTGTCTGAAATAACTATTTCATTTTATCATGCTATAAGTATTGTATTAATAAATTTGCATGTATTTAAATTCTTTAGTAATACACATTCTAAtagattgttaaaaattgttatttgtaaatatttattagttATAAAAATGTATGTTGATAATATGTACTTTAAATAATACTTCCCTTTTGTACATATACATTGCAGAAATAGAATAATGTAGTATGTaacatttggaaaataatttatttttcttcaaataatgaactgcaaaatttctcctcaAACTGGTGACACATTTTATACATACATGAAAATTAAATGTAAGTATAAGACATTGTGTAACATATACAGCTAAAACAGtagttatatatgtataattctATGCTTAaagtgacaaattttttttttaaatatcactgATGTAATAGATGTtgcagaaaatttaaaaatggttaaaaaataaaaagtgtaTATAAATCTTTTGGAACAAAAATCATTAAAATATGCTCCATATTTACTTACTCAAATGGTGTCAATCAAGCAACTTATATTACATTAACACAATTACATGAAATAATTATGTTAACATAATCTTATAGTTCATGGTGTATTAGAGGTGATACTCAGAATCAAACAAAGCAACCATTACATAGTGTACTCACCTGTACATTATTCAGTTCATCTTCATATCGCCTAAGACGTGAAACTTCAGATTTTAGACTTTCAATTTCTGCAGTGGTTGATTTTAAGTGTTGCGTTTTTTCGTCTACTTCTTGTTCTTTAACCAGTaacttaatttaaaaagaaaaaacatataGATAAAACAATAACGGTAACTTCTATAAAATGCATAATaatatatagaaatttattaaataaaacgtaCTAAATGTTTTACTTTTGCCATCTCTTGTGTTTGTAAATCCTCTAATTGTTCTGCATCTTCTTGAAAACTATACAACTTCTTTTTATATTCTGAAATATGGAAACGTTAATAATaactaaaaaatttgtttttctaatTACAAACTATAAAAATAGcaaacaaaagtattggcataGTCTACTTAAACTTTAGACTTAAGAGACATGTTTTACAAAAACAAttaactaaaaaatatattttacaaattaataatGGGTGTTATAGAAAAATTGAAGTCTTTATCAATAGTTTTGTTTActatcgtaaataaatattttgttaatatAGTGCGTCAAGTAGATGTCTAATTCTCTGAattcaaacattttcttaaattttgatCTTGATATTAAAGTAATATtgaatttattcgataaaattatacTTTCTAAACAATATGTACCTTCCGCGTCTTTAAGAGCCAATTCGATTGAACGTTTTGTGCGTTCTGTGTTTTGTAATTCCTCTTCTAAtttgtttttttccttctccTGTTTTTCAATAACTTTCTTCCATTCCTTTTCCCTTTCAGAGAGCCTTACTTTCcactcttcttctttcttttccatccgttttaacaattctgcctcTTTTTTGGCTAACCTTTTCCGCCACTCTTCTTCTCTATTTTCAAACCTCTTTATGTCTTTTGCGGACAGTTGCATACCATCACTTAATTTGAGATCAAAGGAACTGTCTCTTTTCAAAGAAATTGGCGGAGAAGGTGATGCTGCATTCTCTTCGCGCGAACCATCTAACGAAATTTGAGATCCACTAATGCTACTCGTGGATCCAGTCTATAAGaagattattataatttattataactgAGTTTATATAACAATAGTATCAAATTATATTGACGATTGCAATGCAAATAAAAGtggataaaatttacaaaaaaaaatgtcattTAGAACAAAATAAACTACAgttcttaaaaaaatatattaagaatATATGCCTTCTTTAATGAGGCCTGATAAATACGTAATTCGttgattgtaaaaaatataaaactaataaaattaaagaagaaatgCAACAAGAAAAAGAACTGTAATAAAACTGATTATTAATAAACATTCTAACAAGTCTTAAAACATTAACATAATCATGGGATAATAGTGCATAATATTAATGAATTGTCTGGAAAACATATGTAGAAATAATAAGCAACATTTAACTTAAATTACTCTCTGCATTTCTttagtaattaatattttaagacGACCATAAGAAATTAATCAGTACCtataaataaattcatcgtGTATTTATGATTGCAATATCGCTTCACATCGATAATGCTTTGGCATACAAAAATGACATGTTTACCTGAGACATATGCCTCGAGTTAATACCGCGCACGTTGCCGGCATTTCTAACAACAGTTGACACGTCACTCCCTATTTCCTCTCGTATTTTATTCTTTAGCGTTGCGAACATGGTGCAATAATCTCCAAGGGGACGAGTAGAAAATGACAACTACCACCTGTCAACGTCGACGTTGTGCTGACTTTGTGCCCGTCTATGAAAgcaatgttaataaaaattaagGAATAAAATCGTAACATATTAGTAATTCATTCTTCCACGATACACCACCTTACTCGGTTTCATCGAGTCATCGTTGAATTGTGCTGTATACTTGTAGCGAtgaaaatttcacaaaaatCACCTTACGCATCAGAAGTAGACGACTTCCATACTGACCAATACTGGCCACTTACGGCTTAAATAGCCACTGGTTTAGAAGTTCGATGTATATGTAGGTAGTGGCCCCCTGTTCCAGAAAATTAACGCACAATTGTGTTAAGCGCGAAATGCAAAGGATTGGACTATACAGTGTTGTACAAGGATGTTGTAAATGAGGCAATTTATGCGAATATCATTATACGACACTTAAAATTGCTCTCACGTGTTTACTTCAATTAAAAAGGAACGAGAACTATACACTAAATAGACACAATACTTTATATCCTTCAATGTCCAGCGATAATTACATAACATTGTCACTGTTTTTTCTTAAACTGCGCTTTGTTACGACCGATCCCTTTTATTGTATTCATGGTCCAATGAAGCTATCGTTTCGCTAGGGACATTCTATTTTGTAGGATAAAGATAAAAGTTTATCGTTGGTAGAACCTATTGCGACGCAGTTGCAATTAGCGCATGCAACGGAAGT is a genomic window containing:
- the LOC143143532 gene encoding uncharacterized protein LOC143143532 isoform X2, with the protein product MFATLKNKIREEIGSDVSTVVRNAGNVRGINSRHMSQTGSTSSISGSQISLDGSREENAASPSPPISLKRDSSFDLKLSDGMQLSAKDIKRFENREEEWRKRLAKKEAELLKRMEKKEEEWKVRLSEREKEWKKVIEKQEKEKNKLEEELQNTERTKRSIELALKDAEEYKKKLYSFQEDAEQLEDLQTQEMAKVKHLLLVKEQEVDEKTQHLKSTTAEIESLKSEVSRLRRYEDELNNVQDEMETLRHSTQRERTQLSSQLAQTEEEVRHLKDKVFVLEQRVALGTNDQVTVDERIADLMRERALLERKLEEAHLHLSDIKTSWSGKISSLETQVGRLSRQAGEEGLERRRVEEESDKLRQRIKQLEAEIEVNNVVMATKDAKLLRMAEDIDEMATELKELRASVDDEVEEFKRQIESSSKEITQLKQDLEDTTTKLSAATSEVAHLRRERIFNSSLHLEVAYLRKNLESERATSATLRVCLEKERSEKDSALLRNAQVSQDIEIVKQENQQNEIENLELQNRIESLEHNLQSKTKEMEQAIETLEKTKQRMSELEEIERNKEKIERNEKLLKYSLMDREEQLNEKTKTIKILQQRLTDMKKTLQRELRVPSSSLDSDAEPSAAILKPSSSKTVSARHNDTRDDDVNFKYLKHVLIKFLTSREYETYHLFFVQGSPLNESSRYSSTFFARRREVASTNFTMENVMVWHPT
- the LOC143143532 gene encoding uncharacterized protein LOC143143532 isoform X1, with protein sequence MFATLKNKIREEIGSDVSTVVRNAGNVRGINSRHMSQTGSTSSISGSQISLDGSREENAASPSPPISLKRDSSFDLKLSDGMQLSAKDIKRFENREEEWRKRLAKKEAELLKRMEKKEEEWKVRLSEREKEWKKVIEKQEKEKNKLEEELQNTERTKRSIELALKDAEEYKKKLYSFQEDAEQLEDLQTQEMAKVKHLLLVKEQEVDEKTQHLKSTTAEIESLKSEVSRLRRYEDELNNVQDEMETLRHSTQRERTQLSSQLAQTEEEVRHLKDKVFVLEQRVALGTNDQVTVDERIADLMRERALLERKLEEAHLHLSDIKTSWSGKISSLETQVGRLSRQAGEEGLERRRVEEESDKLRQRIKQLEAEIEVNNVVMATKDAKLLRMAEDIDEMATELKELRASVDDEVEEFKRQIESSSKEITQLKQDLEDTTTKLSAATSEVAHLRRERIFNSSLHLEVAYLRKNLESERATSATLRVCLEKERSEKDSALLRNAQVSQDIEIVKQENQQNEIENLELQNRIESLEHNLQSKTKEMEQAIETLEKTKQRMSELEEIERNKEKIERNEKLLKYSLMDREEQLNEKTKTIKILQQRLTDMKKTLQRELRVPSSSLDSDAEPSAAILKPSSSKTVSARHNDTRDDDVNFKYLKHVLIKFLTSREYEALHLTRAVATLLHFSPEEERLLQQTLQWKMSWFGTRPNLGFGQTAKAIPPN